The following proteins come from a genomic window of Paenibacillus sp. CAA11:
- a CDS encoding ABC transporter ATP-binding protein, translating into MNVIEIRNVTKAYPGFTIDNLSLDVKQGYITGLIGPNGVGKSTLIKMMIGMIQPDSGNIKILGRDMPKQEVEIKQRIGVVSDDCFYYEHLTIREMERMIGPFYKQWNRKKFNDYLEQFGLSPKSKIENLSKGMKIKFSLAVALSHEAELLIMDEPTSGLDPVFRREMLDLLGDMIQDERNSIIFSTHITTDLDRIADYVTFINRGKLVIHQAKDEMLDSYVIVKGDVRLIDSDIRNNFIGIRETPIGFEGLAGDRQEAVKWFGNEVIYEKPSLEDIMYFTDKGKV; encoded by the coding sequence ATGAATGTGATTGAAATACGCAATGTAACCAAAGCATATCCAGGGTTCACAATCGATAATTTATCTTTGGATGTAAAACAAGGCTATATTACAGGCTTAATTGGCCCAAATGGGGTTGGCAAAAGCACCTTGATCAAGATGATGATTGGCATGATTCAGCCTGACTCCGGGAACATAAAAATCCTTGGCCGTGATATGCCCAAGCAAGAAGTGGAAATTAAGCAGCGCATTGGTGTCGTTTCAGATGATTGTTTCTACTATGAGCATCTTACGATTCGTGAGATGGAGAGGATGATCGGACCATTCTATAAGCAGTGGAATCGCAAGAAGTTTAATGATTATCTTGAGCAATTTGGGCTGTCGCCCAAGAGCAAGATTGAGAATTTATCCAAGGGGATGAAGATTAAGTTCTCCCTCGCGGTAGCACTATCCCATGAGGCTGAGCTGCTGATCATGGATGAGCCTACCTCTGGACTAGATCCTGTGTTTAGAAGAGAGATGTTAGACCTGCTTGGGGATATGATTCAGGATGAGCGAAATTCGATTATTTTCTCCACTCATATTACGACGGATCTAGACCGTATTGCCGATTATGTCACCTTCATAAACCGCGGTAAACTTGTTATTCATCAAGCGAAAGATGAAATGCTCGACAGTTATGTCATTGTGAAGGGAGATGTCCGGCTCATTGATTCCGACATTAGAAATAACTTTATCGGAATTCGAGAGACTCCTATAGGTTTTGAGGGCTTGGCAGGAGACAGACAGGAAGCTGTAAAGTGGTTTGGCAATGAGGTTATTTATGAAAAACCCTCATTAGAAGACATCATGTATTTTACAGATAAAGGGAAGGTGTAA
- a CDS encoding ABC-2 transporter permease, with amino-acid sequence MLNLLRKDLIALKSSLWMGFFYLAVFSCAFIPKSELSIHFVGIYTAFGLISLGTMIDIKNHNHHFLVTLPVNRKHIVQAKYVAAVIFALFGVLGSYGIHTIAKSAIPQLNKPDYTVLDILIPAGVLLILISIYMPLFYALSKKGAGIINTVFLIALIILAQPTAYLINMLNEKSAAHEQALLLIPVGILLLFIASYFLTIYLFRRKDL; translated from the coding sequence ATGCTTAATTTGCTGCGTAAAGACTTGATCGCCTTAAAAAGCTCACTATGGATGGGATTTTTTTATCTGGCTGTATTTAGTTGCGCTTTTATACCCAAAAGTGAATTGTCCATTCACTTTGTAGGGATCTACACCGCTTTCGGCTTGATCAGTCTCGGCACCATGATAGATATCAAAAACCATAACCATCATTTTCTGGTGACACTTCCGGTCAACCGCAAGCATATTGTGCAAGCCAAATACGTAGCAGCCGTTATTTTTGCGCTGTTTGGAGTCCTTGGTTCGTATGGGATTCACACGATCGCTAAATCGGCTATCCCGCAGCTTAATAAGCCAGATTATACGGTTCTGGATATCCTGATCCCGGCCGGAGTTCTGCTGATCTTGATCTCCATTTATATGCCTCTTTTTTACGCACTTAGTAAAAAGGGGGCCGGAATTATTAATACCGTTTTCTTAATAGCCTTAATCATTCTGGCCCAGCCCACAGCCTATCTAATCAATATGTTGAATGAGAAAAGTGCAGCCCATGAACAAGCCTTGCTATTGATTCCAGTAGGCATCTTGCTGCTATTCATTGCTTCCTATTTCTTAACCATATATCTGTTTCGTAGAAAGGATCTATAA
- a CDS encoding GntR family transcriptional regulator produces the protein MKITISNASSDPIYIQITNQIRQSILSGELHAGDSLPSIRQLAKLLQVSVITTKRAYEELENEKLIDSVLGKGCFVSGANKDFIREQRMKLLEEKMVEIIRESRELNMSQKELIGHLSLLFEGEETE, from the coding sequence ATAAAAATTACAATATCGAACGCTTCAAGCGACCCGATTTATATACAGATCACGAACCAGATTAGACAAAGCATCTTGAGCGGTGAGCTGCACGCAGGAGACAGCCTGCCCTCCATTAGACAGTTAGCTAAGCTACTACAAGTCAGCGTAATTACGACGAAGCGTGCGTATGAAGAGCTGGAGAATGAGAAGCTGATCGACTCCGTCTTAGGTAAAGGATGCTTTGTATCCGGTGCGAATAAAGACTTCATTCGGGAGCAGCGTATGAAACTGCTGGAAGAGAAAATGGTAGAAATTATTCGAGAAAGCAGGGAGCTTAACATGAGTCAGAAGGAACTAATCGGGCATCTGAGTCTATTGTTTGAGGGGGAAGAGACAGAATGA